In Micropterus dolomieu isolate WLL.071019.BEF.003 ecotype Adirondacks linkage group LG09, ASM2129224v1, whole genome shotgun sequence, the DNA window tgtatctgtaaatACCTGTCCCATTGTCATTGAGAGGACACTGGGTCCAAGGTAGTGGGTCTTGAAAGGAATTGAAGAGATACCACATGATCCAGGCTATTAAGGTGTTGTAGTACAGTCCAATCAATAAGGACACCAGCATGGAGGCAATGCCTAAGTGGGAAAGAATCAATAACTAATATCAcactttaaaaaagacaaatattcaTTAACAGCTTTGTAATGCTGTAGTGCTTCTGCTTTGGACACATTGTTCTAGAGCCTATTTTACCTACCAACACCAGTCAGATAAGGGNNNNNNNNNNNNNNNNNNNNTTTctccagattacctcaacaaattaacagctagaatgccaaaggtctgcaatgctgtaattgctgcaaatggaggattctttgacgaaagcaaagtttgatgtaaaaaagatcttatttcaaatacaaatcattatttctaaccttgtcaatgtcttgactccattttctattcatttcacaacgtatggtggtgaataagtgtgacttttcaggaaaacacaaaattgtttgggtgaccccaaacttttgaacggtagtgtatatgtgtggtctgaaaatgtgtgtatctgtaaatACCTGTCCCATTGTCATTGAGTGGACACTGGGTCCAAGGTAGTGGGTCTTGAAAGGAATTGAAGAGATACCACATGATCCAGGCTATTAAGGTGTTGTAGTACAGTCCAATCAATAAGGACACCAGCATGGAGGCAATGCCTAAGTGGGAAAGAATCAGTAACTAATATCAcactttaaaaaagacaaatattcaTTAACAGCTTTGTAATGCTGTAGTGCTTCTGCTTTGGACACATTGTTCTAGAGCCTATTTTACCTACCAACACCAGTCAGATAAGGGTGGATGGCCCTCCACACTCCCACGCTGCCTTTCCTGAGACGCTGGCCAATGGCAAACTCCAGCAGCAGGAGAGGCATTCCTTCCAGCACCAGCAGGATCAGGTAGGGAATCAAAAAGGCACCTGGAAAATGTATGGTCAATTGCACAATTATTAGTGCTGGCCCACAGTTAAAATTTATAATTGCGATTTATAGCATGATTTTCTGTGAATAATTGCAATTAATTGCATAGTtctaatgaattctaaagtagtgtattgcgcacttttagtTTAactgtactgctatatacacaaaagtgcaataacaagTGATTTGCAAtcactttaaacaaaaaaggtgatttttaccagcagtattccgtttacacagtagcaataaaatatttcttgtaaatctcaacttaaacattaatgtaatcaaatcaaatattaaaccaaagctatttgcctctgccagggcattaccttttatctagcttgttaaagcAAGTTAGAgaccagagccacgatcataacataacaggcaccttctgagcaacaggttaccATATGAATCTGTTTTctagttttttttctgaacagctatcagcagaaacatttttcttttatcagtctgtgttcagtagcaagtgtccctgttagagtgaggtgaagcacacagaagcagttgccatggttactatggTGGTGGGTCGTTTGCTGTGTCATGTGTGCTGAGCCTGTAAGTGCATAAACTTTGTAACAATTTGTAACTTGTAACTTCTGGCCACAATTAAACTATTGTAAGATGTGCACTGCAGTTGTACTGAAATCCCACAAGGCCAAGACCTCTGCTTCTGTATCTAGCCGGAGACCCACTGTAGATAAGGACCTGGCATGCATCTGTTAATGATTATTTATCATCTCAGTCCTCCTAAACTGTACAGTAGTTCAAGTTACTGGTAATGATTGTGAGCAAACAGTAGCTAACAAGCTAGCAAGATAGCTCAAATGCTATTTTTCTCACATCAGCCAAAGTCCATTGTTTCTGGTAATAAAAACCCAAACTTAATGGATATAGTGCTATCTGGTGCAATCCTGtactgtggggttttttttacctCCGCAAAGCCAGCTTTGCAATCTTACTGTCTTAACTGTTGTCTGACGATGTGATCGCTCTCAGAAAGCACACATCTTTCTTATTTCTACCATCCATGTCATAAATGTGGCATAAGGTAATTTTTTTTTGGAAATCACCAGATTCAACTGTTATCTTTAGAAAACTTTCTCATACCTGTGGCTTAATCTACAGTATATCAAATGCATTGTAACTCACTATGGCCTGcatgctgattttttttatttattaaaattcttAAAGTGATTGGGTTCACAGTTCAGATATGTCAGCAGTGGGCTTTTTACACTAATTCTctgctaaatgtaatgtagcaCCGATAAGTCCCTCtatgaaaatgtcaaaacaatacTCAACCACTTCAGTTTGTTAACCATCATTCAAGAACTGACAGTCCATACATAGCTAAACCATAAGATGCCCCTTTACCATTTTCATCTGAGCTTACCTCCTCCATGACTTTGACACAAGTAAGGGAATCGCCACACATTGCCAATCCCAATGCAGAAGCCCACACAGGTTAGGATGTACTGGGCTTTGTTGTCCCACTTGGGCCTGTccccagcctcctcctcctccatcctctccAGATCCTCATAGGAAGGGATCCTGTGATCCAGTCCTGGGTTAGAAAGAACCAGTCTCATGGCAACCCTCACTGCAGCAGAGATGTTTCACTATCATTCTTGGTAGTCACACTGAATACTCAGTGTATGCACTTGCCAATGTTTAATCAGTTTTATGATCTTGACTTGACTTTTTTCTGGTGCAGTCCATAGATTAGCCGGTGCACTCTTCGCACTTTGTTCCCTCACAGCAAGAGGAAACCTGGGTTTGAATCCTGTGGTCCAGGAAGTTCCTCACGTTTCACCCAATTTGAAATTTGCTCTCCCATGCTGTAGTCATCTTGATGTTTGGCTCTGAAGCTTATAATGGAGTCGATAACCGTTGTAGAGCACTGATGTGCAGCcattgatgatgatgacaatgagTCCTGCTCAAActtcttaaaacataatttCCCAATGTAATTTACAAAGtatgtcatcattttaaaatataacattgTTAGTGAAATATCAGCACTGTAAACTCTTTCCCCCCACTATTCCTGTCTTGTCCCAGTGCCCCATAATAAAATGACTGTACCCTGTATTTATTACATAGGTACttagtaataaaaaataaaaaaaatgcttacGGACTAGTATGTTTAAAACTCCCTTGTCAATTCAGAATGGTTAGCCCCTTATTCCCTAAcctcttgtcttcttcccttgTAACTACATGTAATTCCAGTGTAGAAACCCATTACGTATTTCATTGATACTCTGTAtgtgaaaaataattacattgtAATTTGTTGGCTTTATTAAAAAgcataacattttgttttgttttacacacTCCTCGTTAAAGGCTGTaatgtaacaaaaacatttgtcagCATCACTTGGGTAGGTGACTACTATCTTAGCCTAGTGTAATGTCCTTAGTTGTTTTGAGTATTTGTCCAATGTCTGACTTTAGATATGGAAATTTTCCAATCTAGTCCTAAAATAATTGCCTTAGCTTTTCATTCTTTGAGAAGAAgactgtcgtggaaattatattcctggtgaggggttgagcaaataattgagttacaaccaaccgttgtctttgaagaatttatttaacaaaagagaataaacagagaagtactgaaacacatatacagctggtccagagacctgcccccTAGGGCGgcttcgggcgtctggccccgagcaaagggatgcatcatcatttacacaatctaggtttctatgttttggggaacagagatcctctctcggccttgaatgaacattccaggagaggagaggaacaacaagaggggaaaacaccaaaacaatctcacagctctgacctaaatgctagtaaatgtggacagaccaacataaggagtataggagcACAATACATATATCTATAAAGTTAAAgagaatagtaataataatgataatattaaaagatcatacactcacctaaaggattattaggaacaccatactaatactgtgtttgaccccctttcgccttcagaactgccttaattctacgtggcattgattcaacaaggtgctgaaagcattctttagaaatgttggcccatattgataggatagcatcttgcagttgatggagatttgtgggatgcacatccagggcacgaagctcccgttctaccacatcccaaagatgctctattgggttgagatctggtgactgtgggggccattttagtacagtgaactcattgtcatgttcaagaaaccaatttgaaatgattcaagctttgtgacatggtgcattatcctgctggaagtagccatcagaggatgggtacatggtggccataaagggatggacatggtcagaaacaacgCTCAGGNNNNNNNNNNNNNNNNNNNNNNNNNNNNNNNNNNNNNNNNNNNNNNNNNNNNNNNNNNNNNNNNNNNNNNNNNNNNNNNNNNNNNNNNNNNNNNNNNNNNgaccaagattaatctctaccaaagtgatggaaaggccaaagtgtggagaaagaaaggaactgcttatgatccgaagcatacaagctcatctgtgaagcgtggtggaggtaatgtcatggcttgggcgtgcatggctgcttctggaacaggctcattaatatttattgatgttggtagcagcagaatgaattttgtctgccaatttacggagaaatgcattgaaactaatcgggaggaagtttatcatgcagcaggacaatgacccaaagcacactgctaacaaaacaaaggacttcatcaggggaaaaagtggaaggttttagactggccaagtcaatcagctgaacTTAaaccaatagagcatgcatttcacctccttaacaggagactgaagggagaaacaccccgaaacaaacacgtactgaaagaagctgtggtaaaagcctggaatagcatcacaaatgaagaatgcagcaGTTTGGTGATGCTGATGGGTCGCAGGATTGAGgtagttattgcaagcaagggtcaagcaaccaaatattaaatgttattaaaaaatgtatttattgttattaaaatttattttctcttatgTGTGATCCCACTAATGTACTGATCACAGTTTATGTCACACTAAATGAGGTGCTTTCAGTCACATGATATTCTTCATTCGACACAATCTCCGGCACAATGTGCTGAAGCAGTGCGCTTCACCGGAATTAAACAAGATTCAGAGTTTCTGTATCATCTGCCTATCTCTACTTGCTACATGTTCCACTACGTTCACCAGGTAGTTGCTAACTTTGACAGAGCAGTAagccaaaacagtaaagttgtgaaATCAAAACGATGAGCTGAAAGACGTTGAAACgctccatagagctgagggCGATCCCTTTCACAGTACATGTAATCATTAGACTCATTGTTAATGTAAACAtgttgattagtgcagcttttaaAAGAAATACCCAGACGTTATCGCAAAAAGACCCTGCTCTCCACTCACTCCTATCACAATTGTGGTACACCATATCCTAAAACCTACCTGGTAGCCTAAGAGAGACcaccaaataaaacacaagcacacactctCTGTGAGCTATAAGTGGTACCAGCCCTCTTAATTGACTCCAGCCCCACAGCCGGCACCCTGCCCATTTCCCTCATCCTTCACTGGCCTTTGATGGAGCGGTCATGACATCAGGTCAACAAAACACAGGGGAGCCAGGACAAAACAATGCCCACTGCAGCCCCATTGTCAGGGTGAACAATCCCAAACGACCAATCCTTGGGGAGAAACAATACTGGAACAGGAAACAGATACAGACCCACTTCCTGTCCAGAGTTTAAATTTAGGAACTGCTCAAAgcatttctgtgttgttttgttgagtAGCACAAATGCCTAAATTAAGGACTGGCCGCTTGAACGGGACATTGTTATGGATACAGAGAAAgtcgtgtgtctgtgttgtgtgtatgtacattgaGTGAAACAAAGAGTTGGCACACACAACACTGGATGCtttttacacatacatacacctaTAACATCAGCACTAAATCCTGAAAAGTGGTGTTTGCCATGTGACGCACATTATTTCCATTTACATCCGAATGAAGGGATATTGCACAACTTTAATAACCTCATTCACCCTGTCAGCTGCTATTTTAAGCCCTGCCTGTCCCTGAGTTTTGTGACATGAGGTCATGTTGGTCATTCCTAACttcttgaatgtgtgtgtgagtggtttCTCTGCCAGTTCACGGTGCTTCCTAGAGATACGCAGGGCTTTAGGAAGTACAGCTGGTAGGAAGTATGACACGACAGAGCAACCTGGGCAGGCCTGGTACATACATGGACCCTTTAAAGACCCTCCAGAGCCTGGTACAGGGCCTGGCTGTAAGACCTTCTCTAAAGGAGAGTTGCCTCTGGGCATGACAGTTGGCCTTTCATAAGACCTGCGGGAGCCCGGAGGCTACTTGATGGCTCTTTGAACTGCCTTACAGTCCAAAAGCTTGTGTATAGTggcgtgcttgtgtgtgtgtgtgtgtgtgtgtgtgtacactaattcaccaaacaaaaaaattgcttttctctgtgtgtgatcAGCAACATGTGGCTACACCAAACAGAATGAGGAAATGCATCAGCAGTGACTTCAACAATGTCAGGAAACACAGTCAGAATAGCAGTTGATCCGAGAGGTTGCATGTATAACCATTAAAGATGACCCGTCACACAGACTGGGCTCCTTCAGCGAATGACTCCCACCCATTTTGTTTGCACAGCTTTACATAAGCAAATATGTCTACTGTCAAGCATTTATTGGAATATCATCCAAAAgcagtgtgtgtctgatttgatTGCCCTGAATTTAGGAAATAGTCTAGACATGACTGTTAGGTAATCAAACCAATGAATGGGAGAAAATCTGACTAATGTCCTGTTGTCCTGACAGAGGAGCATGTAGTTAAAACATCACTTTCATCTGCACTGGTAGGGGGCTAAAATTTCTCTGAGGGGCAGATATTGACTGTAGAGGGAAAAAATGGCTGTTGGAGCAGAAAATAACCTGCACTGTTGTTTTCATTCTAGAGGTTTGTATGGGCTTTACTGAACAGGAGATGAGAGTTTACTCTGTGGAAAGAATAGAGCAGGGCGTTGGGCCTCTCCGGGTCGATCGCTTCTAAGGAAGACAGATGCCAAAGGGAGCTCCACTGTTCCGCTGCTGGCTTTGGTTGGCAGCAGAGGGCTGATATGTGTCGCCTTGTGCAATCTGCTCCATGACCCCCTGGCTTTTTGTGAAAAATACACATACGAACAATCACATGGACACTTGCACGcaagtgcacacacatgcacccaccCACTTGCACAGAGATAACAAGACTGCATGGGGATGCCAGCCAAATTCTTGTGACACTGAACTGGGCAGCTTCAGCAGGCTCTATTTGGATTGTTCTCCCAACAATATATGCCAATTTATCCTTGATATAGGGAGAGACAGCCCCAAGAATGAAAACACATTCCACTCTGAGGACTGAGGAATAGTCTtccctattattattattattattattattaaattgacagcagacatgcagcaaaggaTGAAAAAGCATCAGATTCttttaaatttctgttttttatctgCTTGTTTGGCCTCACACAGTTCAAGCTGTTTGTTTTATGAGAACCTGTCTCACTTAAATTTCCCATAAACCCCCTTTCCTGCCATAGATAACTGCTTATCGTCATGGAGACAGTTCAGTAAATTGCTGGAAATGAGTGCCGTATTGCAGAGCGCTGTGGCTGCCGCCCTGAAAAGACATATGGCCACATTCATTCCAAGCCTGGGCGAGCACCTTCGTTGAAGGTACTGAGATCTGGATTTTATCAATTGCTTTCCACGAAAAACAGCGTTAACAGTCAGAACTCGCCGCGGGATATTAAAAAGAGCCAGCATAAAGTACCATTCCACCTTATATGAACTTTTACTGGCATATAATTGATAATCTCCCCTGTAGAGAGTAATAAAAGGACCAGAGCTACAGATTTGAATACAGCCATAAAATCAGTTGTTCCTCCCTTATTTTTTTGCCCTCAGGAGGTTATACTCATGATACCCTGTAAGGCTCATCCTCTTCTCCACACCTCCGTCTTTCTATTATTCCCAAAGTGCTTTCTCTTGAGTGATTCAGTGCCTCTGTATTGTGACAGTATTTGGTTAGTGGAAAGTGTATGGCTGGACAGAGAGGCAATACGCACTTCTGAGACATTTTCCCCACACAGAAATCTCATCCCTACATTCAGAAAGGAAAAGAGATAAAATCACATGTCCACAACTTGTAGGGAATGAACTGAATGTGAATAATGCAGTATCTGAATgattatataataattacattacataaattgacatcattatcatcattaattGATGGtactttttaactttatttttccataaaataataaatattaacacTGGCATTCATTCACAAtactttaaacattaaatacagttttcacATAATTAGacatttcctttttattaaGTTTGCACATTTCTGTACCGCGTTCCGTCCATTAATTGTGCAATCACTAATGCATCTTTTGAGTTCTCAACCAAGGTCTCTAAATGGTTTGATTTTCCAACAACATGCTTGTGTTTGCTCCATTATTCAGCTCTCGCAATCTAGTATGCAGTggtcctctctctccatctttcctcATAGATAAAATACTATGGTTGCTGGCCATGATAATTCGTTTACAATCCCAGAATTCCCCTGATTTGGCTCTTCTGTTTACCTACCCATGCCTTCCCCGATCCAAATCCCAACTCCAGTGACCAAAACTCACTGGGTAAAAGGTTGAAAAGTTCatttgtgtgcgtgcatgcatgcgtgCATGCATCAACACGGTCATTATCCTCTTGGGATCTGAGCAGGATCCAGAGACCAGTACATTCCACAGTGTGAATACAGCCATGGGGAGAGGAGGGGACTTCACAGAACTCCAGGGGTTGCAGTGCAAATCTCAGGGGAATATGCTTAATTGTGGTTCTATGTACTCTCCCATACACACAATATCCGCAGCCCCTCCTTagtctttcattttcatttttttaccCACCGTCACATTCAGCACTAAAGACTATGGAGTCTCATTTTCTTTGCCTTGGGGAGTGTTCTCAAAATGCTTCATTTTGAATAGGTCCATTTATCTGGTAAATCTCTGATTGAACGTCCGCCCGCCTCTAAGGCATCGAGTTCACAGTGCAATAGTTGTTCTTCTTCATTTGAGCTCTCACCGTGCATTCCTGATAGTCAAGTGTCATGCGCAGGATAGTATTTATTAAAAACTGGAAGGCTcagaaaccaaaccaaacttcCAGAGTCATATACAACATATTGTCCAATCTGATTGGGCATCTCATACGTAATGCTTCTGCTTTGACTTTCCCTTATGGGCACCCTTAGTGTTTTTCTCAGTGTGGTGTGCTTGTTTATTATAATGGACTCTAGGGGAATGTGTTGTCCTCATGGCCCCCATGCAGTTCACATAACTTGGAAGCAGGTCACTCTCAGCTTCCCCAGGTCCCCAGTTTACCTCTATCGCCAGATCCCCGTAGCTCTCACAGGGGTTGGGGTAGCATGTAGCCTCCCCCTGGATGGGGAGGTTAACATGACTCTCTGCTTTGAAAGACACCTCCGTTTGGAGCTCTGGAGTCTCCTGCTGGGCTGTTATCGGCTGTTCTGACCGAGGTAGGTAGTCTTGGCTCTGGGCACAGTAGCGTTTCTCCAGTCGATGGGCGATGGCAAGCTGGAGTAGGTGGAGGAGCTCGCAGAGGTTGAGGACCAGGGAGATGACAGCAATCACCTGAGTGTAGATGGTGAAGATGGTCTTCTCCGTGGGTCGAGAGACAAAGCAGTCCACTGTGTGAGGACAAGGGGACCCCGTGCACTCAAACTTTGCTGCAATGATGAAACCATTATAAAGGACCCACAGCCCTATGATGAAGCCAGCCTCTAGAAAGACTTTCATCAGGATGCTGAATGCATATGCACACAGCAACCTTCCTTTCAGCTTAGGGGCCTCAGGGGGAGGCTTGTCAGCTCTTCTATGTTTCCCACCAACCTCttgtttctccttctcttctgcATTGTCTTTAGTCACATTGTTATTGTGCCTTTCTGTTACAGTTTCTCCTCTCTTACTTCCACCACCGCCCTCTTCTGCCTGCTTCTTCTCCTtatcctcctcctttttcttgtCCTTCCCAGCCCTTATAGCCACATATCCAAAGTAGAAGATGGTCGGCGTGGAGACGAAGATGACTTGGAGGACAAAGTAGCGAAAGTGGGAGATGGGGAAAGCTTTGTCGTAGCACACGGGAGTGCAGCCGGGTTGTTGTGTGTTGCACACAAAGTCAGCTTGTTCATCATCCCAGGCAGATTCGGCGGCAGTTCCCAGTACCAGCATGCGAAAGAGGAAGAGTACGGTGAGCCAGACGCGGCCAATGCCTGTCGAATACTCTTGGCCCTCCTCCAGCAGGTGCTCCAGGAATGACCAGTCAGCTCTGGACATCCTCTGCTTCTAAGAGGGACAGTTGGTAGATgaaggatggatggac includes these proteins:
- the gja4 gene encoding gap junction protein alpha 4 — protein: MSRADWSFLEHLLEEGQEYSTGIGRVWLTVLFLFRMLVLGTAAESAWDDEQADFVCNTQQPGCTPVCYDKAFPISHFRYFVLQVIFVSTPTIFYFGYVAIRAGKDKKKEEDKEKKQAEEGGGGSKRGETVTERHNNNVTKDNAEEKEKQEVGGKHRRADKPPPEAPKLKGRLLCAYAFSILMKVFLEAGFIIGLWVLYNGFIIAAKFECTGSPCPHTVDCFVSRPTEKTIFTIYTQVIAVISLVLNLCELLHLLQLAIAHRLEKRYCAQSQDYLPRSEQPITAQQETPELQTEVSFKAESHVNLPIQGEATCYPNPCESYGDLAIEVNWGPGEAESDLLPSYVNCMGAMRTTHSPRVHYNKQAHHTEKNTKGAHKGKSKQKHYV